The genomic interval ACCAAACAACGGCGGCATCCGTTCCCCCTTGCCGTATCGCTCCGTCTTCGGGGCCCGTACAAGAAACCGTCCCCGCTCCCAATTGATGTCAGTCCAACGCAAACCCAAGACTTCGGACGGGCACCTCAGGCCAGCATATCGACACAGTGCGACGATCACCCGCCACTCTTGGTCTGGGCACGCATCAAGAATCGCGACCGTCTCACTAGCAGTAACAAACCGTTGCTTTTTGGGGTCGGATCGCAGATCAACCTTCACCCCGACAAATGAAACTCGGCATGTTGGGGACAAACTCGGCATGTTGGGGACATACCACTATGCCGCGATCGCTTAGGCAGCGTGAGCACGATTCTTGTGTCGATGGTGGTTCTTAATCTTGGTCGTCATCTGTCCTGAGTCGCGGATGCGACGGCAGCATAAAGCATGGGGCGTGAGCCCCATGGGGTACCACATAACCGCTCCTGAAAAGCCGCGAAGGTGGCGACAGATTCGTCACGGCATCCCGCACAATCTGTCGCCGCCTTCGCGGCTTGGCTTGAATCGTTGCGAAAATCGTTGCGAAATGAGACCTGGGACTGGCGTCCCAGGCTTTACGCTTCCGCCGCCTCCGCGGCTCTCGATAGCGGGAGCGCAAGCCAATGGCGAGCACACTACATCACATCAAACAAATGCAGTTGCGGCCCATTCTGAGCAGTCGCGCACGCTGATTCACCGAAACTGGAAGGCTCAACCACTCCAGGAAAATGCTCTGTCCCCATTCTCCGAATCCAGCTTGCATTGTACAGCAGATTGCTGTACAATGTTCCGAGGCCAATCACACCTGCCAAGTGGAGTCGGACATGCCAGGAACGAAGAGTGACGCTCGACTGAACTTTCGAATTAACAGCGAACTGAAGAAAACCATCGAGGACGCTGCTGCTCAGACGGGGCAAACAGTCAGTGACTTTGCCGTATCGACGCTCATTCAGGTTTCCCGCAAAATCCTGATGGATGAGCAGGTCACTCAACTCACTGAGCGTGATCGTCAACTTTTCGCTGAGATGCTTGATGACGAATCGACCAAGCCAAACGCAGCACTTCTGAAGGCTGCCAAGCAATACAAGAAGCAGGTCGGTTGATGCCGAACTGGACAATCGTGCGATTGGACAAATCACATGATCGCACTGGCTTCGCTTGCGGCAATGACAATCTCGGCGAGTGGATCAAGAGTCGGGCGAGTCAGTTTGACCGACGGGACTTGTCTCGAACTTACGTGGCTACCCGACCGGGCGAGTTTGCCGTCTGTGGTTACTACGCCATCTCGACACATCGTGTTGTCTACGGGGACATGCCTGCGTCTGAATCGAGAGGGCTTCCTCGAATGGACGTTCCTGTCGTCCTTCTTGGTCGCCTCGCAGTTGATCAGTCAAGCCAGG from Stieleria varia carries:
- a CDS encoding DUF1778 domain-containing protein codes for the protein MPGTKSDARLNFRINSELKKTIEDAAAQTGQTVSDFAVSTLIQVSRKILMDEQVTQLTERDRQLFAEMLDDESTKPNAALLKAAKQYKKQVG
- a CDS encoding GNAT family N-acetyltransferase yields the protein MPNWTIVRLDKSHDRTGFACGNDNLGEWIKSRASQFDRRDLSRTYVATRPGEFAVCGYYAISTHRVVYGDMPASESRGLPRMDVPVVLLGRLAVDQSSQGQGLGGFLLIDALRRALHISEQVGIRAVEVDAIDDSAQSFYLKFGFRSLLDDPRHLMMPMHEIRKLKLDPLP